DNA sequence from the Pedobacter sp. W3I1 genome:
CCATCAGCCAATAACGCGGCCGAATTGCAGATCTGCCGTAAGGTGGTAATGCTTTTCAATACGTGCATCGAACTTTTAGGCAGTTCATCTTCCTGTTTACCCAAAATAAAATCCTGAATTTCCTTTTTGTTCGCTTCGTACACTTCGCGCTGTTCCGCTCCCATTTCGCAATAGAGTACTATTTCTGTTTTATCGGGAAGTTCTTTCGCTACCTGTTCCTTTGTTCTGCGGAGAATAAACGGTCTTATTTTTTTCTGAAGCTCTTCTGCCCTTCTACTATCTTTAAACTGATCGATCGGGGTTGAATATAAATCAGCAAACTGCTGTTTACTGCCAAACAAACCCGGACAAGCGAATGACAGCTGCCCGTACAAATCAAAGGTATTGTTCTCAATCGGCGTTCCCGTCATCGTTACTTTATTCCTTGATTGCAGCATGCGAACTGCTTTATAACGTTGTGAATCCGGGTTTTTGATCAGCTGTGATTCATCTAAAAAGATATAGTTAAAGCGATAATCTTTTAGGAACCGAATATCAGAGAGTAACGTTCCGTAAGAGGTTAAAATGATTTCGTAATCGTCGAAAGTATCAGTTGTTTTGGTACGTTCGACGGCATAAATGGTTTTTACCTGTATGGATGGAGCAAATTTCTCTACTTCAGCCTTCCAGTTAAATATTAACGAAGCCGGAACCACCACGAGATTTGTATTGTGCTTTACTTTTTCGCGCTGTGATAAAATGAAAGCCAAAACCTGAATGGTTTTACCCAATCCCATATCATCGGCCAAACAAGAACCAAAGTTAAAATCATCCAAAAAGTTGAGCCAGTTTAGGCCGTCTTTCTGGTAATGGCGTAAAGTTGCGGTTAAACCTTTTGGTACTTCTACCTCCTGAATCGAATCAGTCCCTTCAAATTTCTGTTTATAAAGTTTCAGTTCGTTCTTTACATCACCATCCAATAAAGCATCTTCATAAAGCTCATTGATAGAAGCAAATTTAATTTTTGGTGTAAGAATAGCATCTTCAGTTACTTCGCCTGCACTAAAATAAGCAGCAAATTTTTCGATCCATTCATGTGGCAGTATACCCTGTGTTCCATCATCAAGCGTTACAAACTTACTTTTGTTTCTAATCGATTTATGTAAATGCTTTAGCGCAACCTGTTGCTTGCCAAACTTCACCTTTACTTTGGTTTCGAACCAATCTGTCCCACTTAACACCTCGATATTAATTTTAGCCTGAAATTCGCTCAGTTTATTATTTTTGAGCTGGTTGAAACCTAAAATATGAATGCCTTTGTTACGCCATACCTCAAAAGCATCAAGGAACCAGGCTTCTTCCAGAAACCGTTTGCGGTGCAGGTAAAAAGAATCGTTGGTTTCCTGATCGTAGAAATAAGGATGCTGTTTTAAAACGTTCCCAATAAACTGCAGTTCGGCCGCTTCATCACGGTGCAAGGTAAAGAGATTGCCCAGTTTATCCTGCGCCTGGATCTGCTTTTTAGACAGCACAGGAATTTCCAGGTTCCCATAACGCATTACCGGTGTAAGGAGGATATATTCTTCAGATTCTGACAGGTAGATCAACTGCTCATTTTCAAGATCGAAACCTTTTTCTTCGATCTGGCTTTTGGTAGCAGGTTTTAAATACGAATAATCGACATGAATACTTCCCTCTAATGGCACCAAAATAACTTTTTGAAACTCAGGATATTTTGTTTTATGCAGGATTAATCTGTTGCTCTGCTTTTTGAAAAATCCAATTACGCGGAGAAAATCCAGTCTGCCAATTAAATAAAGTTGATTGTTAAGTTTAACAAAATACTGATGCACCAAGACCAGGTTATCCAACTCATAAGATTTCCCATCGATAATCAGCCGGCCTGTAATTTCGTAATAATCATCACGTTGATTTACCGAAAGACGCAGGTCTACTTCTAATAAATGAACATCAACCGCTGTAATGGTCGAGGCTTGAATAGCGACAGATTGCTTATTATCCTGCAGGTAAAAAGGGATCTTTTGAGGGTTTTTAACGATCGCTTTTAAGGCTTCTATCTCAGCTTCACTTTGATCGCTATTGTAATTTTGTTGAAAAGTGCTAATACCACTATAAAACTTTACCTGATCGTTTTCATTGGCTTTAAAGAGCAAATCAGCCGGATTAATTCCTTTTATCGGGTTTTTAACCTTGCCACTTTTAGTGGTTTCGGCTTCGAATAATTCTACCGTTAAATTGTTGTAATAGCGGTGTTGCCCAAAAACAAGGATCATTTTACCGGGATTGTTTTTGGCCTGTACTTTGGTTTTGGATGTAGTTGCTGGCAGTAAAAGTTCCTGTAAATGTTGCTGGGCTTCTTTATTAAAGGGCTGGAGGGCATCCATTTTTGGACGGATATCTAGCTGACCATTTTCATATTTCAGGTTAAAAAGAAGATCAAGATTTTCTTCTTTTTCCAGTCCGTAATCGATGGCAATTTTGCTAAGCTTTTGCTTCCGCAAGTTGCTATCGAAAAAAATTAGCAAATCCTGACGTTGAAGAATATTATATAAAACCCTTGCCTGGTGTTCACAGAGTTTGTGTTTCGGTGTAGCGCAACGGCAAGAAAGCTTTACCGAGTTTTCGTTTTGCTGCACCTGAACAATCGGAAAAGGCAATCCAGAAGCCTCATCACTAAAGGCTGCAAAGTCGAGTTCAATCTGCGCTGGAAAAAGCTGATAAAAGCCTTTAACATCAGTATGGATAAGTCCGCCTAAATGTTTGAGGATAACAATCTGGCTAAGATTTTTCAGGTTAAAATCTCTTAAAATATAATCGTAAGGATTTTGCTCTGATACTTGATGCGCGGTTACCTGATCACTCATTTAAACTAAATAAGGTAATATTTCTTTTATAAACTCACATTTAGATTCAAATGTCCCCCAAGTCCAACCTTAATAATTCTCATTAAAGTCGAAAGCCTGATGTCGCTTGCATTATTTTCTATTCTTGAAATGTAAGTTTTTGTAGTACCACATTTTTCTGCAAGTTGTTCTTGTGTCATTCCCTTTTCTTTACGAAGTTCTTGAAGCATAGCTCCTAATTTAAAACTTTCAAATTCTTGTTCGTAAGTTTCTCTGTTTTCAGTCCCCCGTTTGCCATACTCTTTGTCCAAATGGTCAGCAAATGATGTCAATTTATTTTTTGTCTTTTCCATCGAAATATTTCTTTTTAAGTTTCTCAGCAAGTTCGATTTCATTTTTAGGTGTTTTTTGAGTTTTCTTTTGAAAACCATTTACCAGGATGATCAATTTCCCCCTTATCGAAAAAACTAAATACCCGAAAAATATCTGAACCAACTTCGACCCTAATTTCAAAAAGCCCTGTTGAACCTGTGATGTGCTTAAAATATTTTTCAGGAATTTTTTCTAGAGTAGCGATTAATTGTAAAGTCCAATTGAATTTTTTCTTTACGTTGGGCTTAAGCTGTTCGTAAAAATCCAAATAATACTCTTCAAAGTAGAAAATGTCCCTGATGAATTTCTCGTTCATTAACTAAATCTAAGCCCACAAAGTTAGCTAATTAGATAACAAAATCCAAACTAATGTGATTACACACCTCGCGACTAAAAGATATGCTGTAGTAGATCACTTTATAATTTATTACCTCTAGAAGTCTTCGACTACGCTCAGACTGACAACCACAGCGCTAACCTAATAGTATAGTTTAGGGCAAGGGCTGATAGACCGTATTTAATAGATTTCTTGGCTACGCTCGAGATAACGAATTAACCGCGTACTACAGCGATTTACGCAAGTTCAAATAAAAAGGCACTGCTACCTTTTCGGTTTTACCAGAGAGAATAAATTCGGCGGCTTGCGCGCCCAGTTGGCTAAAATCAGTCGAAATGGTGGTAATCCCATCTAAAATAATCCTTTTTAGCGGCGTTTCATTATAAGAAATTACGCCAACATCTTTTCCGATTTTAAGTTTTTGCGCAATTAAACGTTCAATGAGCATTACCAGATCGTCTTCCATCAGGTTAATGTATACCTCTCCAGGATTAATTTCTTCGTCTTTAATGTTATGAATTACTTTATGATCGAAAGCATATTGCTGGCAGAACCGGTAAAATCCCGTCAGTATTTCGTGTGGGAAATAACTGTTCTTTGGAAAGATAATTTTTAGGGTGCGGTAATGCGAAAGTCGATCCAGGGCCTGTTCCAGAGCGGCATATATATCCTGTGCAAAGTTTTCGTAAGCTGCAGCGTAATCGCCTGTTACCCCAGGTAAAAGTTTATCCAGGATAACCAGTTTTTCTTTTGGGATGGTATTGATAATTTCATGTGCATTTTCCCCACCTTCTAAAAAATGTGGGATAATTACAAAGTGTGAATAATCGTCGCGCTTGGCCACGATCATCTTTTTGAAAAGTGCAAAATCGTTATTGTAGATATAAAAATCAATGGCAGCACGCTCGCCCAGGGTTTTGGTAAAGGAATCGTAAATGATCTTTTTGTGTGTACTGAGTTTATTAAAAAGCAAACAAACCTTTAGTTTACGCGAGAAATCGGTATTGATAATAAAATAACCCTTGCCCGGCACAGAATCAACCACCCCAAGTTTCCGGAGGTTACGGTAACCTTTTTCGGCAGTATCTCTCGACATTTCCAGACTAAAACTCAACTCGTTTATTGAAGGCAACAAACTATTTTTCAGAAGTTTACCACTTTCAATAGCGGCCAAAATCGCATTCGTTAACTGCTTGTATTTTGGCGTCGACGAATACTCATCGACGTTAATATAGGGGATTAAATCTTCTGGTTTCAAAATGGTTGTATTGATATAGGAAATTCTAATATACGGAAATTCCTAAAAATCTATCGTACGTTGTATAGCAGAATAGTATTTTAACTGGATCATATCCGTTGGTGCAGGATTTTCATTCCAGGCATCATTTATGGCCAAAGCTGTACCTATGGCGGTAGCCTGCGACACCGAAGAGGCATAAACCTCAATGTCTGGAATAGAGGTAGCCAACAGGTGCATGTAAATTGCATTTTTACCAAAGCCGCCATCTACGAAAATTCTTTTCACACCACTATTCAGGATTAACCTTAATGAATAAATCTGTTGTTTGATTAGGTCAAAGATTAATTGGTGATAAGCTTCTTCAGCCGTTTGAAAAAGATTTAAGTCACGATCAGGAAAGGCAGAACTTGCTGAAAACCCTTGTTGTTCTTGCTGATTTTCTGGAATTTTATTCGCCAGTTTCAAAATCATCGATGGATTAAACTTCAAATGTTTAAACAGATAAGCTGCACGATCGAAATGTTCTGCTATCCGCTTAAGCTGCACCTCGTGCTCATAACCCGCAAAAATACGTGAAGCTTTAACCGCTTTGCCCTTAAAGTGCATGTAACACAGGCAATCCTGCTTAAGTTCTTCAGCGGTTAA
Encoded proteins:
- a CDS encoding type II toxin-antitoxin system RelE/ParE family toxin — its product is MDFYEQLKPNVKKKFNWTLQLIATLEKIPEKYFKHITGSTGLFEIRVEVGSDIFRVFSFFDKGEIDHPGKWFSKENSKNT
- a CDS encoding type II toxin-antitoxin system RelE/ParE family toxin — its product is MIILVNGFQKKTQKTPKNEIELAEKLKKKYFDGKDKK
- a CDS encoding GntR family transcriptional regulator; amino-acid sequence: MKPEDLIPYINVDEYSSTPKYKQLTNAILAAIESGKLLKNSLLPSINELSFSLEMSRDTAEKGYRNLRKLGVVDSVPGKGYFIINTDFSRKLKVCLLFNKLSTHKKIIYDSFTKTLGERAAIDFYIYNNDFALFKKMIVAKRDDYSHFVIIPHFLEGGENAHEIINTIPKEKLVILDKLLPGVTGDYAAAYENFAQDIYAALEQALDRLSHYRTLKIIFPKNSYFPHEILTGFYRFCQQYAFDHKVIHNIKDEEINPGEVYINLMEDDLVMLIERLIAQKLKIGKDVGVISYNETPLKRIILDGITTISTDFSQLGAQAAEFILSGKTEKVAVPFYLNLRKSL
- a CDS encoding DEAD/DEAH box helicase; this translates as MSDQVTAHQVSEQNPYDYILRDFNLKNLSQIVILKHLGGLIHTDVKGFYQLFPAQIELDFAAFSDEASGLPFPIVQVQQNENSVKLSCRCATPKHKLCEHQARVLYNILQRQDLLIFFDSNLRKQKLSKIAIDYGLEKEENLDLLFNLKYENGQLDIRPKMDALQPFNKEAQQHLQELLLPATTSKTKVQAKNNPGKMILVFGQHRYYNNLTVELFEAETTKSGKVKNPIKGINPADLLFKANENDQVKFYSGISTFQQNYNSDQSEAEIEALKAIVKNPQKIPFYLQDNKQSVAIQASTITAVDVHLLEVDLRLSVNQRDDYYEITGRLIIDGKSYELDNLVLVHQYFVKLNNQLYLIGRLDFLRVIGFFKKQSNRLILHKTKYPEFQKVILVPLEGSIHVDYSYLKPATKSQIEEKGFDLENEQLIYLSESEEYILLTPVMRYGNLEIPVLSKKQIQAQDKLGNLFTLHRDEAAELQFIGNVLKQHPYFYDQETNDSFYLHRKRFLEEAWFLDAFEVWRNKGIHILGFNQLKNNKLSEFQAKINIEVLSGTDWFETKVKVKFGKQQVALKHLHKSIRNKSKFVTLDDGTQGILPHEWIEKFAAYFSAGEVTEDAILTPKIKFASINELYEDALLDGDVKNELKLYKQKFEGTDSIQEVEVPKGLTATLRHYQKDGLNWLNFLDDFNFGSCLADDMGLGKTIQVLAFILSQREKVKHNTNLVVVPASLIFNWKAEVEKFAPSIQVKTIYAVERTKTTDTFDDYEIILTSYGTLLSDIRFLKDYRFNYIFLDESQLIKNPDSQRYKAVRMLQSRNKVTMTGTPIENNTFDLYGQLSFACPGLFGSKQQFADLYSTPIDQFKDSRRAEELQKKIRPFILRRTKEQVAKELPDKTEIVLYCEMGAEQREVYEANKKEIQDFILGKQEDELPKSSMHVLKSITTLRQICNSAALLADGKSYLQASSKIDVLMEQIERKAGKHKILVFSQFVTMLDLIKKQLENRGIKYEYLTGQTRKRAEVVTSFQQNADIPVFLISLKAGGTGLNLTEADYVYLVDPWWNPAVENQAIDRAYRIGQHKNVMAVRLICPGTIEEKIMKLQATKKDLVKDLIQTDGSLFKNLTKKELLGLLS
- a CDS encoding helix-turn-helix domain-containing protein, whose translation is MEKTKNKLTSFADHLDKEYGKRGTENRETYEQEFESFKLGAMLQELRKEKGMTQEQLAEKCGTTKTYISRIENNASDIRLSTLMRIIKVGLGGHLNLNVSL